A stretch of Actinomycetota bacterium DNA encodes these proteins:
- a CDS encoding 1-acyl-sn-glycerol-3-phosphate acyltransferase has protein sequence MPSLRRDLEQVARGWRWTRQPLVPTTAEPHAPPRETRYFSTAWARTRPVSSIRDALQRFALKPLVWSQVRPRVHGLDRLEGLEGPVVLAGNHASHLDAPLILCSLPHEWRRRTATAAASDYFFDAWWRATGTTLVFNTFPVDRGRGRLTDTPGELLDDGWNLLIFPEGTRSDDGWVHRFRRGASFLCVQHQVPAVPFAVRGTFAAMPRGRGWPRPGRPAVSLRFGPPLSPAEGEAFRSFNQRLEAAVARLLDEDRSTWWESLRRAADDATPPAGGPDHARWRRVWASSEPLPDGRRRVFRR, from the coding sequence GGTGGCGCGTGGCTGGCGGTGGACACGCCAACCGCTGGTGCCCACCACGGCCGAGCCGCACGCCCCGCCACGAGAGACCCGGTACTTCTCGACCGCCTGGGCACGGACCCGCCCGGTCAGCTCGATCCGGGACGCGCTCCAACGGTTCGCTCTCAAGCCACTGGTGTGGTCGCAGGTACGTCCTCGGGTGCACGGACTGGACCGCCTCGAGGGCCTGGAGGGACCGGTGGTGTTGGCCGGCAACCACGCCAGCCACCTCGACGCTCCGCTGATCCTGTGCTCGTTGCCGCACGAGTGGCGCCGCCGGACAGCGACGGCAGCCGCGTCGGACTACTTCTTCGATGCGTGGTGGCGCGCGACCGGCACCACGCTGGTGTTCAACACCTTCCCGGTCGACCGCGGCCGAGGCCGGCTGACCGACACGCCGGGCGAGCTGCTCGACGACGGTTGGAACCTGCTGATCTTCCCGGAGGGCACCCGCTCCGACGACGGCTGGGTGCACCGGTTCCGGCGGGGCGCGTCGTTCCTGTGCGTGCAGCACCAGGTGCCGGCGGTCCCGTTCGCCGTACGGGGGACCTTCGCGGCGATGCCGCGAGGTCGAGGCTGGCCGCGGCCGGGGCGGCCGGCGGTGTCGTTGCGCTTCGGGCCGCCGCTGTCGCCCGCGGAGGGCGAGGCGTTCCGGTCGTTCAACCAGCGGCTGGAGGCCGCGGTCGCTCGACTGCTCGACGAGGACCGGTCGACGTGGTGGGAGTCGCTGCGCCGGGCCGCCGACGATGCCACCCCCCCTGCGGGCGGCCCGGACCACGCGAGGTGGCGGCGCGTGTGGGCCTCCTCGGAGCCGCTGCCCGACGGGCGCAGGCGCGTGTTCCGCCGCTGA
- a CDS encoding acylphosphatase, whose protein sequence is MSDVTVTARHVVVHGRVQGVFFRDSTRRRAAASGVTGWVRNNPDGTVEAWLEGAPEAVEGIETWIRGGGPSRAEVRRVEAEPAEPEGHGSFQVRH, encoded by the coding sequence ATGTCAGATGTGACCGTCACCGCCCGGCACGTGGTCGTCCACGGCCGGGTGCAGGGCGTCTTCTTCCGTGACAGCACCCGCCGACGGGCCGCGGCATCCGGCGTCACCGGCTGGGTACGCAACAACCCCGACGGTACGGTCGAGGCGTGGCTCGAAGGCGCCCCCGAGGCGGTCGAGGGCATCGAGACGTGGATCCGCGGCGGGGGGCCGTCGCGGGCCGAGGTCCGTCGGGTCGAGGCCGAGCCGGCCGAACCCGAGGGTCACGGATCGTTCCAGGTCCGTCACTGA
- the rnc gene encoding ribonuclease III: MSAGGDRTNVEQLSDELGVRFRHPDLLERALTHRSYAFENGGLRTNERLEFLGDAVLAIVVTDAIFHDHPDAPEGDLARLRAAAVRASSLADVARNLGLGRYVRLGKGEEASGGRDKDNILADTFEAVLGAIYEDAGLEAAEAVVRRLFTDRLHQLATQGAALDYKTSLQELAAAEYETLPHYSVVAEGPDHEKTFTARVEVAGQELGTGKGKSKKDAEQAAAREAYTRIKDAGAARAGDELGEVG, from the coding sequence GTGAGCGCCGGAGGGGATCGGACGAACGTCGAGCAGCTCAGCGACGAACTCGGGGTCCGTTTCCGTCACCCCGACCTGCTCGAACGAGCTCTGACGCACCGTTCGTACGCGTTCGAGAACGGCGGGCTGCGGACCAACGAGCGGCTCGAGTTCCTCGGCGATGCGGTGCTCGCCATCGTGGTCACCGACGCCATCTTCCACGATCACCCGGACGCCCCCGAAGGCGATCTCGCCCGGCTCCGTGCGGCCGCTGTCCGGGCGTCGTCGCTGGCTGACGTCGCGCGCAACCTCGGGTTGGGTCGCTACGTGCGCCTCGGCAAGGGCGAGGAGGCATCGGGCGGCCGGGACAAGGACAACATCCTCGCGGATACGTTCGAGGCGGTGCTGGGAGCCATCTACGAGGATGCCGGCCTCGAGGCTGCCGAGGCCGTCGTGCGTCGGCTGTTCACCGATCGTCTCCACCAGCTAGCCACGCAGGGGGCCGCGCTCGACTACAAAACCAGCCTGCAGGAGCTCGCAGCCGCCGAGTACGAGACGTTGCCGCACTACAGCGTGGTGGCGGAGGGTCCCGATCACGAGAAGACCTTCACCGCGCGGGTCGAGGTCGCGGGACAGGAGCTGGGCACGGGCAAGGGCAAGAGCAAGAAGGACGCCGAGCAGGCCGCTGCGCGCGAGGCCTACACCCGCATCAAGGATGCCGGCGCGGCGCGAGCCGGCGACGAGCTGGGCGAGGTGGGCTGA
- the recG gene encoding ATP-dependent DNA helicase RecG produces the protein MLAPDDPVTAITGIGPAKAKALGQLGIATVRDLIEHYPRRHADLGAISSVEDAPIGDPVTLMGTITSWEQRRARAKGGRRLDIATATVRDRDGAYFTATFFNQSWRENQLPAGTFASFSGKLKRFRGDLQVTMPEVTVLGDEEEPGNHRRLTPIYPATSALPSFRLAQWIEAALDDLPPLPDHLPASLKDEYDLVDLDFAFQQLHHPDDRASADAATHRLKFDELFTLQVGLQWRRVRLEAEVAGKDNSPVAGRFAARFLEHLPFDPTGAQHRAFDRIAADLKRDRPMHRLLQGDVGSGKTLVAVWTMLCAVDNDRQAALMAPTEVLAEQHLRTLTDLLAPLGVNVLDGLRIEALTSSTPTSERRRILGELLSGDVDVIIGTHALLEEGVRFADLGVVVIDEQHRFGVGQRVRLRQKGEEAGGGPDVLVMTATPIPRSLALTLYGDLDVTVLDELPPGRKPIVTQLITPREAARRQGLYGFVREQAQRGLQTYVVCPLVEGSEAIEAASAEQTHRRLAEEVWPDLEVGLVHGRMRSDVKEGVMSAFRRGEIHVLVATTVIEVGVDVAAASVMVIEDAERFGISQLHQLRGRVGRGAEKSYCVLFAGWNAPLTDEAVRRLEAVTATTDGFELAEVDLEIRGEGQLFGERQSGLPDLKLARLTRDRKLIEQTREAARTLVEADPDLDERTNHALRAEVVRRYRGGLEELEALATG, from the coding sequence GTGCTGGCTCCTGACGATCCGGTCACCGCGATCACGGGCATCGGTCCCGCGAAGGCCAAGGCCCTCGGGCAGCTCGGCATCGCCACGGTGCGCGATCTGATCGAGCACTACCCCCGCCGGCACGCCGACCTCGGCGCGATCAGCTCGGTCGAGGACGCACCCATCGGTGACCCCGTGACGCTGATGGGCACCATCACGTCGTGGGAGCAGCGTCGCGCCCGCGCGAAGGGAGGTCGCCGGCTCGACATCGCGACCGCCACGGTCCGCGATCGCGATGGCGCCTACTTCACCGCCACGTTCTTCAACCAGAGCTGGCGCGAGAACCAGCTCCCCGCGGGCACGTTCGCGTCCTTCAGCGGCAAGCTCAAGCGCTTCCGCGGCGACCTCCAGGTCACCATGCCGGAGGTCACGGTCCTCGGGGACGAGGAGGAACCAGGCAACCACCGCCGGCTCACGCCCATCTACCCCGCCACCTCGGCGCTGCCTTCCTTCAGGTTGGCGCAGTGGATCGAGGCCGCGCTCGACGACCTGCCGCCGCTGCCCGACCACCTCCCGGCGTCCCTGAAGGACGAGTACGACCTCGTGGACCTCGACTTCGCGTTCCAGCAGCTCCACCACCCCGACGACCGCGCGAGCGCCGACGCCGCGACGCACAGACTCAAGTTCGACGAGCTGTTCACCCTCCAGGTCGGCCTGCAGTGGCGACGCGTGCGGCTCGAGGCGGAGGTCGCGGGGAAGGACAACAGCCCCGTCGCGGGACGCTTCGCCGCTCGCTTCCTCGAGCACCTGCCCTTCGATCCGACCGGCGCGCAGCATCGCGCGTTCGACCGCATCGCCGCGGATCTGAAGCGCGATCGTCCCATGCACCGCCTCCTGCAGGGGGATGTGGGCTCGGGCAAGACGCTGGTGGCGGTCTGGACCATGCTGTGCGCGGTCGACAACGACCGCCAGGCCGCCCTGATGGCCCCGACCGAGGTCCTCGCCGAGCAGCACCTGCGCACCCTGACCGACCTGCTCGCCCCGCTGGGTGTCAACGTCCTGGACGGCCTGCGCATCGAGGCGCTGACCTCGTCGACGCCCACCTCCGAGCGGCGCCGGATCCTCGGCGAGCTGCTGTCGGGCGACGTCGACGTGATCATCGGCACCCACGCGCTGCTCGAGGAAGGGGTGCGTTTCGCCGACCTCGGGGTCGTCGTCATCGACGAGCAGCACCGCTTCGGCGTCGGCCAGCGGGTGCGCCTGCGCCAGAAGGGCGAGGAGGCGGGCGGTGGTCCGGACGTGCTCGTGATGACCGCGACGCCGATCCCGCGTTCGCTCGCGCTCACGCTCTACGGCGACCTCGACGTGACCGTGCTGGACGAGCTCCCGCCCGGCCGCAAGCCGATCGTCACCCAGCTCATCACGCCCCGCGAGGCGGCGCGGCGCCAGGGCTTGTACGGCTTCGTCCGGGAACAGGCCCAGCGTGGGTTGCAGACCTACGTCGTCTGCCCGCTGGTCGAGGGATCGGAGGCCATCGAGGCTGCGTCCGCAGAGCAGACCCACCGACGGCTGGCGGAGGAGGTGTGGCCGGACCTCGAGGTCGGGCTGGTGCACGGGCGCATGCGCTCCGACGTCAAGGAGGGGGTGATGTCCGCGTTCCGACGGGGCGAGATCCACGTCCTGGTCGCGACGACCGTGATCGAGGTGGGGGTCGACGTGGCCGCGGCCAGCGTCATGGTCATCGAGGACGCGGAGCGCTTCGGGATCAGCCAGCTCCACCAGCTGCGAGGTCGGGTCGGGCGGGGCGCTGAGAAGAGCTACTGCGTGCTCTTCGCCGGCTGGAACGCCCCGCTGACCGATGAGGCCGTGCGTCGGCTCGAGGCCGTGACGGCCACGACCGACGGGTTCGAACTGGCCGAGGTCGACCTCGAGATCCGCGGCGAGGGCCAGCTGTTCGGCGAGCGCCAGTCCGGCCTGCCGGACCTGAAGCTCGCGCGCCTCACCCGCGACCGCAAGCTGATCGAGCAGACGCGCGAGGCTGCCAGGACCCTCGTCGAGGCGGATCCCGATCTCGACGAGCGGACCAACCACGCACTGCGCGCCGAGGTGGTCCGGCGCTACCGCGGTGGCCTCGAGGAGCTCGAGGCGCTCGCGACGGGCTGA
- a CDS encoding DAK2 domain-containing protein: protein MPAHSLTGDDVRSLLERVHSAFAAHRDEIDALNVFPVPDGDTGTNLVFTVRSALEELHDVAPTELWDALVRGAMMGARGNSGVIFSQVLRGLAEALAELGDTAPTPAALADGWRRARDLAYDAVADPLEGTMLSAISAAAEAARDERDAADLETATSRIVSRVHEAVARTREQLEANRAAGVVDAGARGVEVFAIAVHDHVTGAPDVDHDAPAPVVDRSNVRNVAREAGSDDYRFEVQYLLEADEDRAPDLRDALQELGDSVVVVAASGVMNVHVHTNDIAAAIDAGAALGRAWRIQVTEFAEERAAAEEAEAVATGAPFAVLAVLPGPGLRALAEDSGAIAIHGTAGDLPSVADLLQGARRSGADRVLVLPGHPNVVPTAQQAAKIAAEDGGPTLEVIDAVTSPLSVLAALAVVDPSDAAATVNAATQAAHGCRGGEVVAAVRDADGPAGHVRRGQFLAVVDGDVVAVRDEPVEALQVVAATCDAATAEVVTLVAGADVDEDELEHAVSILGEGAEVDVIDGGQRPVRFFLGAE, encoded by the coding sequence GTGCCCGCGCACAGCCTCACCGGGGACGACGTCCGGTCGCTCCTCGAGCGCGTCCACAGCGCCTTCGCGGCCCACCGCGACGAGATCGACGCGCTGAACGTCTTCCCCGTCCCCGACGGTGACACCGGGACCAACCTCGTCTTCACCGTGCGCAGTGCCCTCGAGGAGCTGCACGACGTCGCCCCGACCGAGCTGTGGGATGCGCTCGTGCGGGGCGCCATGATGGGAGCACGGGGCAACTCCGGGGTGATCTTCAGCCAGGTGCTCCGCGGGTTGGCCGAGGCGCTGGCTGAGCTCGGCGACACCGCCCCGACACCCGCCGCCCTCGCCGACGGGTGGAGACGTGCGCGCGACCTCGCCTACGACGCCGTCGCTGACCCGCTCGAGGGGACCATGCTGAGCGCGATCTCCGCAGCCGCGGAGGCAGCACGCGACGAGCGCGACGCCGCTGACCTCGAGACCGCGACCTCCCGCATCGTCTCACGGGTCCACGAAGCGGTCGCGCGCACACGTGAGCAGCTCGAGGCCAACCGCGCTGCCGGGGTCGTCGACGCCGGAGCGCGAGGGGTCGAGGTGTTCGCGATCGCCGTCCACGACCACGTCACGGGTGCGCCCGATGTCGATCACGATGCACCTGCTCCGGTCGTCGATCGCAGCAACGTGCGCAACGTCGCGAGGGAGGCTGGCTCGGACGACTACCGCTTCGAGGTGCAGTACCTGCTCGAGGCCGACGAGGACCGCGCCCCCGACCTGCGTGATGCGTTGCAGGAGCTCGGCGACTCGGTCGTCGTCGTCGCGGCGAGCGGCGTCATGAACGTCCACGTCCACACCAACGACATCGCCGCCGCGATCGACGCGGGTGCCGCCCTGGGGCGCGCGTGGCGCATCCAGGTCACCGAGTTTGCCGAGGAGCGTGCCGCCGCCGAGGAAGCGGAAGCGGTCGCCACCGGCGCGCCGTTCGCGGTCCTCGCGGTCCTGCCTGGACCGGGCTTGCGCGCGCTGGCGGAGGACAGCGGGGCCATCGCCATCCACGGCACCGCCGGAGATCTGCCGTCGGTCGCCGACCTGCTCCAGGGAGCTCGACGCAGCGGCGCCGACCGCGTCCTGGTCCTGCCAGGTCACCCCAACGTCGTACCGACGGCCCAGCAGGCGGCGAAGATCGCGGCGGAGGACGGCGGTCCGACCCTCGAGGTGATCGACGCCGTCACCAGCCCGCTGAGCGTGCTCGCCGCACTGGCCGTGGTCGATCCCTCGGACGCCGCGGCAACGGTGAACGCCGCGACACAGGCGGCGCACGGCTGTCGCGGAGGCGAGGTCGTGGCCGCCGTACGGGATGCCGACGGTCCCGCGGGGCACGTGCGGCGGGGTCAGTTCCTCGCCGTGGTTGATGGGGACGTCGTGGCGGTCCGCGATGAGCCGGTGGAGGCGCTCCAAGTGGTCGCGGCCACGTGTGACGCGGCCACCGCCGAGGTGGTGACGCTCGTGGCCGGCGCTGACGTCGATGAGGACGAGCTCGAGCACGCGGTGTCGATCCTCGGCGAGGGCGCGGAGGTCGATGTGATCGACGGCGGCCAGCGCCCCGTGCGCTTCTTCCTCGGCGCCGAGTGA
- the coaD gene encoding pantetheine-phosphate adenylyltransferase, with amino-acid sequence MGHVDIIERAASRFDQVTVAVLENPSKQPLFTIDERVELIEGTVAHLDNVSIARFRGLLVTFCNAHGIRLIVKGLRAVSDFEYELQMAQMNQRMGDVETLFLTTTPEFSYLSSSLIKEIARFGGPLEGFVPDLVQKALRERLGHEESP; translated from the coding sequence ATGGGCCACGTCGACATCATCGAGCGGGCGGCGTCACGCTTCGACCAGGTGACCGTGGCGGTGCTCGAGAACCCTTCCAAGCAGCCGCTGTTCACGATCGACGAACGGGTCGAGCTGATCGAGGGCACGGTCGCCCACCTCGACAACGTCAGCATCGCGCGCTTCCGCGGGCTGCTGGTCACCTTCTGCAACGCCCACGGCATCCGGCTCATCGTCAAGGGTCTGCGCGCCGTCAGCGACTTCGAGTACGAGCTGCAGATGGCGCAGATGAACCAGCGCATGGGTGACGTCGAGACGCTGTTCCTCACGACGACGCCGGAGTTCAGCTACCTGTCCTCCTCGCTGATCAAGGAGATCGCGCGGTTCGGGGGACCGCTCGAGGGCTTCGTGCCCGACCTGGTGCAGAAGGCGCTGCGCGAGCGTCTCGGCCACGAGGAGTCCCCCTGA
- a CDS encoding DUF177 domain-containing protein, protein MRVAVSDLVGRPGETRPLARELTREDLGGEPWGPADDTLSGPLRLDLHLDSVVEGILVRGTVEVDLELACARCLEPVEQHVDIDVVELFRPAGDEDIEPGYAIVDEAIELDTLMHDAIVMAVPLRVLCRENCAGLCPVCGTDRNEAECGHDQSSGGDPRWAPLRQLDLHARN, encoded by the coding sequence GTGCGCGTAGCGGTCAGTGACCTCGTCGGACGCCCTGGGGAGACCCGTCCACTCGCCCGCGAACTCACCCGTGAGGACCTCGGGGGTGAGCCGTGGGGGCCAGCAGACGACACGCTGTCCGGGCCGCTCCGACTCGACCTCCACCTCGATTCCGTGGTGGAGGGCATCCTCGTGCGCGGCACGGTCGAGGTCGACCTCGAGCTGGCGTGTGCTCGCTGCCTCGAACCCGTCGAGCAGCACGTCGACATCGACGTCGTCGAGCTGTTCCGTCCGGCAGGCGACGAGGACATCGAACCTGGCTACGCGATCGTCGACGAGGCGATCGAGCTCGACACCCTGATGCACGACGCCATCGTCATGGCGGTACCGCTGCGGGTGCTCTGCCGCGAGAACTGCGCCGGCCTGTGCCCCGTCTGCGGCACCGACCGCAACGAGGCCGAGTGCGGACACGATCAGAGCTCCGGCGGCGACCCTCGTTGGGCTCCGCTGAGGCAGCTCGACCTACACGCCCGCAACTGA
- the rsmD gene encoding 16S rRNA (guanine(966)-N(2))-methyltransferase RsmD, with the protein MRVIAGIAKGRTLVAPEGRRVRPTTDRTKEALFSILQPELRAASVVDLYAGSGALGIEALSRGSAHATFVERHGRALAALERNLEVTGLGDRATIVRASVGAALTERLPGAPFGIALLDPPYDIDSDQLADVLMALVGQLAPGAHVTVELGHHGDPPRWPPGIEPGRDRRYGDTRLHEGHVPHDRSPGEAT; encoded by the coding sequence GTGCGAGTCATCGCCGGCATCGCCAAGGGCCGCACCCTGGTCGCGCCCGAGGGTCGACGCGTCCGTCCGACGACCGACCGCACGAAGGAGGCCCTCTTCTCGATCCTGCAGCCCGAGCTGCGCGCGGCGTCGGTAGTCGACCTGTACGCCGGGTCCGGCGCGCTCGGGATCGAGGCGCTCTCACGCGGGTCGGCGCACGCGACGTTCGTCGAGCGTCACGGACGCGCACTCGCGGCGCTCGAGCGCAACCTCGAGGTCACCGGGCTCGGCGATCGGGCCACCATCGTGCGCGCCAGCGTCGGCGCGGCTCTGACGGAGCGGCTGCCCGGCGCCCCCTTCGGTATCGCCCTCCTCGACCCGCCGTACGACATCGACAGCGACCAGCTCGCCGACGTGCTCATGGCGCTCGTGGGCCAGCTCGCGCCCGGCGCCCACGTGACGGTCGAGCTCGGTCACCACGGCGACCCGCCCCGCTGGCCCCCCGGTATCGAGCCGGGCCGGGACCGCCGCTACGGTGACACCCGCCTCCACGAGGGGCACGTCCCACACGACCGCAGCCCGGGAGAAGCAACGTGA
- the corA gene encoding magnesium/cobalt transporter CorA translates to MLTIRHLSDGSARVVERRDLADVIDGPGLVWIDLDAPTDEEQGVVSSPALHLHQLIIEDMFEDRHLPKLDAYPDQVLMTVHAIAIERSGLEIGTTELDIVVRGNVVVTHHVEPITSVRMVGERIDDLGGLGFERPGQLVHHLLDVMGDVFAPFVVQMEQRLELIEEDILSRPTQTTRREIFALQRDLVELRRVVLPQAEVVRRLGRDGSTVFSDDDTVLFRDIFDHVFRMGELIESYGQLAMHAHDQYRAAVDDDLNRMLKVLTMFSALLLPISVVASIYGMNFVHMPELDETWAYPLVWGVFVSIAVGGLVIFRLQGWIGSRAEADVQARRSRLERTLDIPVLGQVLKVPQYGARAVFDTGRTVFRLPLWLARRVARRPGNGDPRE, encoded by the coding sequence ATGCTGACCATCCGGCACCTCAGCGACGGCAGCGCACGTGTCGTCGAGCGGCGCGACCTCGCAGACGTCATCGATGGTCCCGGGCTCGTGTGGATCGATCTCGACGCACCGACCGACGAGGAGCAGGGTGTCGTGTCGTCACCGGCGCTCCACCTGCACCAGCTGATCATCGAGGACATGTTCGAGGACCGCCACCTACCCAAGCTCGACGCGTACCCCGATCAGGTGCTCATGACCGTCCACGCCATCGCGATCGAGCGCTCCGGTCTCGAGATCGGGACCACCGAGCTCGACATCGTGGTGCGCGGCAACGTCGTCGTGACCCACCACGTCGAGCCCATCACGTCGGTCCGCATGGTGGGCGAGCGCATCGACGACCTCGGCGGCCTCGGTTTCGAACGGCCCGGTCAGCTGGTGCACCACCTGCTCGACGTGATGGGCGACGTGTTCGCTCCCTTCGTCGTCCAGATGGAGCAGCGGCTCGAGCTCATCGAGGAGGACATCCTCAGCCGTCCCACCCAGACCACCCGTCGGGAGATCTTCGCGCTGCAGCGTGACCTCGTCGAACTTCGCCGGGTCGTGCTGCCCCAGGCCGAGGTCGTCCGTCGCCTGGGCCGTGACGGGAGCACGGTGTTCTCCGACGACGACACCGTCCTGTTCCGCGACATCTTCGATCACGTCTTCCGCATGGGCGAGCTGATCGAGTCCTACGGCCAGCTCGCCATGCACGCCCACGACCAGTACCGGGCCGCGGTCGACGACGACCTCAACCGCATGCTCAAGGTCCTGACCATGTTCTCGGCGCTGCTGCTGCCGATCAGCGTGGTCGCGAGCATCTACGGGATGAACTTCGTGCACATGCCCGAACTCGACGAGACGTGGGCGTACCCGCTCGTGTGGGGCGTGTTCGTGTCCATCGCGGTCGGCGGGCTGGTGATCTTCCGCCTCCAGGGATGGATCGGGAGCCGTGCGGAGGCGGACGTCCAGGCACGCCGCAGCCGACTGGAACGCACGCTCGACATCCCGGTCCTCGGACAGGTGCTGAAGGTGCCGCAGTACGGCGCGCGGGCCGTGTTCGACACGGGCCGCACCGTGTTCCGGCTGCCGCTGTGGTTGGCACGCCGCGTCGCCCGTCGCCCCGGGAACGGCGACCCACGAGAGTGA
- the rpmF gene encoding 50S ribosomal protein L32 — protein MAVPKRKMSRSRTRRRKAHWLRISKPTYATCPRCKSPIRPHTVCKECGTYAGREVIEVEEF, from the coding sequence ATGGCCGTTCCCAAGCGCAAGATGAGCCGGTCGCGTACGCGCCGCCGGAAGGCCCACTGGCTGCGGATCTCCAAGCCGACATACGCCACCTGCCCGCGCTGCAAGAGCCCGATCCGCCCGCACACGGTCTGCAAGGAGTGTGGAACCTACGCGGGGCGCGAGGTCATCGAAGTCGAGGAGTTCTGA